Proteins encoded by one window of Juglans regia cultivar Chandler chromosome 15, Walnut 2.0, whole genome shotgun sequence:
- the LOC108991658 gene encoding protein RADIALIS-like 6: MAAGQTWTAKQNKLFENALAIYDKDTPDRWQNLARAVGGKTVEEVKRHYQDLVEDLRQIETGHVPLPNYRSRTGGNNIKSHSTCNTHG, encoded by the coding sequence ATGGCTGCTGGACAGACATGGACAGCAAAGCAAAACAAGCTGTTTGAGAATGCTTTGGCCATATATGACAAGGACACCCCAGACAGATGGCAAAATCTAGCCAGAGCTGTGGGTGGAAAAACCGTGGAGGAAGTGAAGAGACATTACCAGGACCTTGTTGAAGATCTCAGGCAGATTGAGACTGGCCATGTCCCACTGCCCAATTACAGATCCAGGACTGGAGGGAACAACATCAAAAGTCACAGTACTTGTAATACGCATGGATGA